In Daucus carota subsp. sativus chromosome 4, DH1 v3.0, whole genome shotgun sequence, one DNA window encodes the following:
- the LOC108218752 gene encoding auxin-responsive protein IAA33 — MKSNSSNSYSECERGDDREFLKRKMFNGVENMAGAAANPPLMMSLLSVPPANNYHRSASRGGGGGLGLVDNKDDVMVLNSASAMIPPPAVTVVLEGRSICQRISLHKHASYQSLAKALRQMFVVDEDTYNSNAAAHAHDLHLSNAIPGHLIAYEDMENDLLLVGDLNWNDFVRVAKRIRILPAKTNSRKGKVVAGA; from the exons ATGAAGAGCAATAGTAGTAATAGTTATAGTGAGTGTGAGAGAGGAGATGATCGAGAGTTTTTGAAGAGAAAGATGTTCAATGGTGTAGAGAATATGGCTGGTGCAGCAGCAAATCCTCCGCTGATGATGTCATTATTATCCGTGCCTCCAGCGAATAATTATCATAGATCAGCAAgtagaggaggaggaggaggtcTAGGTTTGGTTGATAATAAAGATGATGTGATGGTACTTAATTCTGCGTCCGCGATGATCCCCCCTCCTGCTGTGACCGTGGTGCTGGAAGGGCGTTCCATCTGCCAACGCATCAGCCTTCACAAGCATGCGAGCTACCAGAGCCTTGCCAAGGCTCTTCGTCAGATGTTCGTGGTGGATGAGGATACGTACAATAGTAATGCTGCTGCTCATGCTCACGATCTTCATCTCTCTAATGCCATACCAGGTCATCTCATTGCTTACGAAGACATGGAGAATGATCTCCTGCTTGTTGGTGATCTTAACTGGAA CGATTTCGTTAGGGTAGCCAAGAGAATTCGGATACTGCCCGCTAAGACAAATTCAAGAAAGGGAAAAGTAGTTGCAGGGGCTTGA